A single region of the Leptothrix cholodnii SP-6 genome encodes:
- a CDS encoding AEC family transporter — MTWDLAYKLLALFAMIAIGYGATRLGVLGGADGQRALASAAFGLFLPALLFRTTAGIDLSDLPGPLLLAFFGPLVLWALAIWYVYRRRGPAHPADPAVRAVSLSFGNTVQVGLPFAAALFGEAGLQLHLAIVSLHALVLLSLLTVLAEVDIAHAAARRGSAAALGSLLLTIARQTLIHPVVLPVLAGLAWHLTGWQLHPVADNMLLTLGQAGVPLCLVLIGASLAQYGLGSSWQRLLGLVMLKLLLLPAIVAALGVWVFGLRGLPLAVLVMAAALPSGSNALLFAQRYRTLEGEASAAIVLSTLGFALTAPLWLSLLL, encoded by the coding sequence ATGACCTGGGATCTGGCCTACAAGCTGCTGGCGCTGTTCGCGATGATCGCGATCGGCTACGGCGCCACGCGCCTGGGCGTGCTCGGCGGCGCCGACGGGCAACGGGCGCTGGCCAGCGCGGCGTTCGGGCTGTTCCTGCCGGCGCTGCTGTTCCGCACCACCGCCGGGATCGACCTGTCCGACCTGCCGGGGCCGCTGCTGCTGGCGTTCTTCGGCCCGCTGGTGCTCTGGGCGCTGGCGATCTGGTACGTCTACCGGCGCCGCGGGCCGGCCCATCCGGCCGATCCGGCGGTGCGCGCGGTGTCGCTGAGTTTCGGCAACACGGTGCAGGTCGGCCTGCCGTTTGCCGCTGCGCTGTTCGGCGAGGCCGGGCTGCAGCTGCACCTGGCGATCGTCAGCCTGCACGCGCTGGTGCTGCTGAGCCTGCTGACGGTGCTGGCCGAGGTCGACATCGCCCATGCCGCCGCGCGCCGTGGCAGCGCGGCCGCGCTCGGCAGCCTGCTGCTGACCATCGCCCGCCAGACGCTGATCCACCCGGTCGTGCTGCCGGTGCTGGCCGGCCTGGCCTGGCACCTGACGGGCTGGCAGCTGCATCCGGTGGCCGACAACATGCTGCTCACGCTCGGCCAGGCCGGCGTGCCGCTGTGCCTGGTGCTGATCGGCGCCTCGCTGGCGCAGTACGGGCTGGGCAGCAGCTGGCAGCGTCTGCTGGGGCTGGTGATGCTCAAGCTGCTGTTGCTGCCGGCGATCGTGGCGGCGCTGGGCGTGTGGGTGTTCGGTCTGCGCGGCCTGCCGCTGGCGGTGCTGGTGATGGCCGCCGCGCTGCCCAGCGGCAGCAACGCGCTGCTGTTCGCGCAGCGCTACCGCACGCTCGAGGGCGAGGCCAGCGCGGCGATCGTGCTGTCGACGCTGGGCTTCGCGCTGACCGCGCCGCTGTGGCTGAGCCTGCTGCTCTGA